TTTCAGACCCAGGCCTTGGCCACCCGTGGCCTCCCGTCCAGCGTGCCCCGCGCCCCGACGCCCCTGACGGTGCTCGCTATTCACCTGTAGCGCCCGCAGCGAACGCGGCGGCCTTCACTAAGCACTTCATCTCGTGAAACATCACGCTGGCACAGCGACCTAGCAGGGCAGACTGGACTAGGGAAGCCGCCAGGGGTCGGGGCCTGAAGCCTGGGGGCGTGTTTAAAGCTGAAGTGGGCGTGGAAAACAGGATCGGGGCGGGGCGCGAGTCCAGGGGCGGGAACACCCTGTCTGGGGATTGACCCGCCGCTGAAGAGAGCAGGGAAAATGGAAGGGCAAGGGGCGGGGCGTAAAGCCAGGGGCGGGGCCACAAGGTCGGGAGCTTGACTGATGTCTACAGAGGGTGGGAAAAGCGAGGCCGTGGTGGAGCGAGCTGCTCTTCCGTTAAAATACGaaagcagaaaaggaaagcaatcaCACGACATCACTTGTATTTCTCTTAGAAATACAAAACAAGACTTTTGGTGAAAGAGATGAGGCGATTGAGAGGAACAATACATCTTTCCGGTTCTTCTGCCCCGCCTCCACGCATGCGCAATAGAAGGTGCTCGCTGGTATAGGCACCGTCTGGGTGCCTGGCCGGAACCTGTGCGTCGCGGAATCTTTGGCTCTGAGCTTCAGGTTGCAGAGGGTGCCTGTTTATCAGAAGGCTTCCGGCTGTCTCTTAGCCTTCGCGTGGTGCCACAGTTCACAGCTATGGCACCTCGCGTGACCCGTCGACAGACCCTGGAACGTTGTCTGAAGGAAGTCAATAAAGCCACCAACCGACCCGAGTGTTTCCTCACGTAAGTGCAGCTCCAAGCCTGAGAGGCCGGCCCGCCTCGCATGGATGCCGGGCGGGCCGGCGTTCGGCAACTTATGAAAGACAGGAAAGGGAGTACAGGTCGCTTAACCCCAATTTCAGACAGATTTTGCTCTCTCGGCCTGTCAAAATTTCATCAGTGAACGCAGTACAGTGCAGATCTCTTAGTTGTATGCtattgaaataaaacaaagctcTGTTATTAGCGTCCAGAGAGACTATGACACATGCTGTCTTATTCCGTGCTGATTGCACTTTCTGGATATGTGTCTTCAAAATACCCACCGCCTGCCAGTCATTAAGCTGTTCTGAAAGTACGTACTTGTTGCTTGTCAGTGCACTTTCACGTCTGAGTTTGAAAATTAGGGCAGACTCCCAACTTTCTTCCTAGCACTTCAGTTAAAGTCTAGAAAAGTATTACTCAGATTTATATTGCAGATCCATACTCTTAACATTACATCTTCACTGTGTCCAAAATAAAGTATCCTCTCCCCTCAATACTCTTCTCCTTTTTAGTCATTTACCCATTTCCACTACCTAAGTTACGTTTACTGCCTCAATAAATGGCAAattctatcatttcatttattcatagtCAGCTAGTCTACTTACTTGGTGtcatcatttttctctgtcttgtatTTCCTCTATCTGATCCATTAGCATCCTATGAATCCTATCTAAATTATATTTAGACTTTGATTCCTATTTGCCATACTCACTGTTGTGACTCCAATATAAACCTCTGTCATCCTTTGGGAAGCTGTTCAAGCCTTCTCACAAATCTacctttattattaattctcttTCCAAATTGTAGTTCATCATTTCATCCTTCTGCTTGCAGCTTTCGGTGTTTTACTATATTTAATTGACAAGTTCTTATCTCTGAACCCTGCATGGTTTGGGTCTTGGTTCCCTAGCATCTGTAACCTCAGGTTTATACTCTGCTTCCTTCATCGCACTATAACTGTCTGGGTCTTGCTGTTCTTCACATAGCCTGAACTCATTTCTGAAACCACAGTACATGTTTCCAAATGTTTATTAGGTAGTCTCTTTTACTTATAGATCTCAATCTGTAGATCTCATTTCAGATGTCTTATCGTTAGAGAAACTTTCCCAAACCTACAGCCAAATGGCAATCACTTGCCAAATGAGTAATAAAATGTGTATAtagtgagcctggtctacagagtgccaggtgtggctccaaagctacacagagaaaccctgtctcaaaaaaaaaaaaaagtgtatataATGTAGCAGGTTTggaaatttgttttgattttggagacaggctatctctgtaactttggctgtcctggaactcaatctgtagaccagactggcctcaaactcagactcacctgcctctacctcactagtgctaggattaaaggtgtatgccaccaccgccctgcttcAGGTTTGAGAATTTGAGGCTGACTTAGTAGGTATGTTCAGGCAAGTAGATGAGTAGTGATTGTCCAGCCTACAATGTATACAGTAAAGTCAGATTCTTCTGGCTCATCAGCAAGATACTTTACTTAAAATTGATGCttcatttatactttattttgcaaataaggtatgcttttgattttttcttttatttcagaatGCTTGATATTATTGGGTATAATTCATTTCACTTAATCTCCTTTCCCAATAGGATTCAAAATGGACTAGCATCAAACTTCACTTCTTTAACCAAAGTTCtttatgattttaataaaatattagagaATGGCCGAATCTCTGGAAGTCCTTTACAGAAACTTGAGATAAACAATTTTGATGATGAGCAGATTTGGCAACAGCTAGAATTGCAAAATGAACCAGTCTTACAATACTTCCAGAATGCAGTTAGTGAAACCATTGAGGATGAAGATCTCAGCCTTCTCCCAGAAAGTGAAGATCAGGAGTGTGAAGAGGATGCCTCGGAGGTGGAGCAGGAGGTAGAGAGCCAGGAGAAACTGGAGACTGATGCAGAGGAGGAACAGCTGTCAGATGTGGCTGCTGATGCTCCTAAAGTGGGGCAGAGAGACCGAAGTTCAACCAAACCTGATCCAAGGAAAAGCCCCGTCTTCAGTGATGAGGATTCTGACCTTGACTTTGATATTAGCAAACTGGAACAGCAGACCAAGATGCAAACCAAACCACCTGGAAAACCAAGAGAAAAGTCTGTAGTGGATGATAAATTCTTCAAACTATCTGAAATGGAGAGCTTTCTAGAGAAggtagaaaaagaagaagaaaaaagacccgatgatgaagaggaggaggaggagattgaCTTTTTTGAAGACATTGATTCAGATGAAGATGAGGGAGGGCTGTTTGGACGTCAGAAGATTAAGGTAAGATTTTAGGAAAAGAAACTTTCAAATTAAATGTCATGTTTTCCTAAGGAGAGATTTAATGTGCCTCAAAATTCATTGGAGCAAAatacagtattaaaaaaaaaattgaagaaattcaTTAAATTTAAACGCTGAGCCCGTGGTGCAGGAGTGTCAATATTGTAAGTGGGAGACTGAGGAAGAATATGTGTTCAAAAGCAGCCTGAGCTAAGtgatgagaccctgcctcaaaaaacactCCTCCCTTACATCgcctcccccaaataaatataaaaatggagcAAACGGCTGAGAGAGGCTTATTAAGATGATCTATTTGgagggtgggttttttttttttttaataatggcAATTAGGAGTTTTGAGATATGGAGTAGTGTACTCTTATGTGTTATTAGTAGGTATATACTTTCAATTTGCTGTGCTTCAGTTGTCCTTATGGTTTTAAGGTAGATATCTAGTTGCTAGTTTCCCTAATAGCTATTTTTGGTTGGGGTAGTATTAAAGTTAgcaatttgtatgtgtgtatagtatgcAAGAGTGTTTTTATACAATTTTCTAtctttaaacatttgaaaaatcttCTTTATTTTAGTCAAGCAAAAGTTCCAGGAATCTGAAATACAAAGATTTCTTCAATCCAGTTGAAAGTGATGATGACATCGCTAGTGTCGTTTATGATGACTTAGGTTCTAACAAAGAGGAAGAATTTgctgaggaagcagaagaaagcatttctgaaatgtgagcttttgaaatttgaaatttcatttcaaaTCCTTCTTCATTTTGTAGGCAGGAGTGGTCCAGTCATAGATGTAAAATATATACTCAGTTGTCAAATACATAACAGAAGTTACACTCTAAATCTAGTAGAAGGTCTCTGAATTTCAAGGGACATTGTGattatttaaagaagaaaatttgcaCCAACAGTAGCAGTCGGccttttatattataaataagGACCTTGTAATTGGGTTTTGAGCCGATAAAACATTGTTTTGGGGTTCTGAGGTTTTTggattgtggttttttttttgttgttgttgttgcttggttttggtctttttgttttgttgtcatcgtcagttgttttttgagacagggtttccctgtagccctggctgtcctggaacttgctatgtagaccaggctggcctagagacccaactgcctctgcctccctagtgctgggattaaaggtatacttCACTACTGCCCAACACATTGTttttaagaagtttttttttttttttttttttaagtttattttaggtgtatgggGTTTtggtttgtatgtatgtctgctcACCAAGTGTATGTTTGGtaagaagaggatgtcagatcctctgggactggagatacTGAGTCATCAAACacttgtgagccacatgtgggtgctgggaattgagcgcagatcctctagaaaagcagccagtgttcttagccatctttccagctcctaaTGTTTAAGTAAGAATTTTGTATCATAGGTTGATAATGTATCCAATATTAGTTCTTTCAATTCTATTTCCACATAGCAAGCATTTCACCAGAAGATCTCTTACTCAGCCAGGAGTAATGGTGCTGTCTTAGATCAgagacagcacttgggaggcagaggcagagacaggcagatgtgtGCATTttaggctagcctagtctactaAGGGAGCTcaaagacagtcagggctatatagaaatagaccctgtctcaagacaaacaaaaaacaaagacaagaatcTCTTCCTTTTGGGCCAGTGAATTGATGACCCAGTAGATAAAAgctcttgccatgcaagcctaagtttgatcccctAAATCCACaaaagtttttctctgacctccacttgcatGTTATGGTACACATATCACCCACACATGccatgcatacaaaataataataaataaactaaaattttaaaaagaatcccTTTCGTTCCTTGTATACTTGGCAACCTTGGAAGTTCTAAATATTGAATGACATTAAGTATTAAAAAGTACTTTACAATTGGGATATTTATCTTTGTATTGCTAGTGACTTGTCTTTAATAACCATCTTGGTATTATAGGGATGAAGATAACGACCTGGAAGAAAGTGAGGGTGGCGAGCAACTTAAAGAAGGCTCGAAAAGAGTAACCTTCGCTTTGCCAGAGGATGAGGCTGAAGACACGAGTCCCTTAGCTGTAAAGCAAGAATCTGATGAAGTTAAATCCTCTTTTGAAAAGAGACAGGAGAAGGTAGTTATATATTCAACATGGTGGAAACTCTCTAACTAACCCAGTCTTTTAAAAGCAAAGGTCTTGCTCCCTAAAGACTATGTATACTAAGCTAGTTATTGTGTGCTCCTGTAaatccagtgcttgggaggctgaggtaggaagattgtgTTGAGTTCAAAGACaccctgtgctacatagtgagcgTCAAACCTTCCTGGGTTATGTGGCCTGTTCGGTATGCTTCTGCTTAGTCATCCTGTGACcctcttttaaatgttttaactgCTGGGGGAGGTATGTCTCTTAAATGAATGCCAGATAGATGATATGCAACTTAATTTTAGTGACTTTAGTTTGGCTTTTGTCCTTTGGTTCTGTCACTTACTCATCTTAAAATTATATCACACAGAAATAAGAAcaagtagaaaatgaaatatcAAGACTACCTAAAGAATTATTTCTCAAAAGCAATTGTAATTAAGTTCTGGATTGTTACCGTGTTCCTAGAAGAGATATAAAGTTAAATAACTTTATAATGAGTTACGACCCTAATGTCTTCCCACCTCACTCTTCTCTCTGACTCCCAAAAATATGTGGTTTCCCCGAGGAACTATACAAACATTCAAGAAGTAAATAATGTAATGTTTAGTTGATACCCACATATAAAAAGTAAAGTAGAATGTATAAACAGGACTAACTGTATCTGATCCAGCACATAAATATCCACATTATCTTCGGCCACATTCTTGGTTGTGATGCATGAATCCAAAATAATGTGAGAGCAATGCCAGGAGTCAGATGGGCCTCACTCAACGTTTTCATTCAATATAAAGCATAGTTCTCAGTTCCAGGGATGTCAGGGAGATTTAACCttatcttattcttttttttttattcagtgaaCTACAGATAACATCAGGTCCAACCAAAGCTACCATCATGGTTATTGGCCAGATTCTAGAAACATCTCTTTAATAAGAGTAAGACAAACTGTCCACTGTTACCATCCCCACTGTAACCTACCATCTATTTTAGACTTGTTGGTGtggcaacaaaagcaaaagccaagGAAGGCAAAAGTGAAAGTGTTGTTACTTACAAAGGATCCTGGACAGACCTTACAAGTGAACAGAAAGATGAGTGGGAAAACGGGAGGACTCCATAATATAAAACTGGCCTCATGTCTGCTAATGTCTCTAAAATTGTCTGTTACAAGGTAGAGATGAGAAATTCAGGTGTGGAGTCAAGAGTCAGGCTCCATCAAAGCAAATGAATATTCCTGACAGAATTTACTTAAAGATGTTGTAAAAATTAATCGTGCTTGTGGCTTATgcagatttttatcattttaatagaACAGAGCCCCCAAAGAACCAGTGCTTCTGGGGAGCTTAGTACATTAGTAAGCATAACATATCAAAATAACTCATGTCTTATTTCCTAGATGAATGAGAAAATTGCATCTTTGGAAAAAGAATTGTTGGAGAAAAAGCCTTGGCAGCTTCAAGGGGAAGTGACAGCACAGAAGCGGCCAGAAAACAGCCTGCTGGAAGAGACACTCCACTTTGACCATGCTGTCAGAATGGGTATGGTACCTGCTGAGCTTCTGCAGCATGTCTACCCTTGTGCTTTTTCTGTAGTTCCATTT
The DNA window shown above is from Cricetulus griseus strain 17A/GY chromosome 3, alternate assembly CriGri-PICRH-1.0, whole genome shotgun sequence and carries:
- the Mphosph10 gene encoding U3 small nucleolar ribonucleoprotein protein MPP10, with translation MAPRVTRRQTLERCLKEVNKATNRPECFLTIQNGLASNFTSLTKVLYDFNKILENGRISGSPLQKLEINNFDDEQIWQQLELQNEPVLQYFQNAVSETIEDEDLSLLPESEDQECEEDASEVEQEVESQEKLETDAEEEQLSDVAADAPKVGQRDRSSTKPDPRKSPVFSDEDSDLDFDISKLEQQTKMQTKPPGKPREKSVVDDKFFKLSEMESFLEKVEKEEEKRPDDEEEEEEIDFFEDIDSDEDEGGLFGRQKIKSSKSSRNLKYKDFFNPVESDDDIASVVYDDLGSNKEEEFAEEAEESISEMDEDNDLEESEGGEQLKEGSKRVTFALPEDEAEDTSPLAVKQESDEVKSSFEKRQEKMNEKIASLEKELLEKKPWQLQGEVTAQKRPENSLLEETLHFDHAVRMAPVITEETTLHLEDIIKQRIRDQAWDDVERKEKPKEDAYEYKKRLTLDHEKSKLSLAEIYEQEYIKLNQQKTEEEENPEHVEIEKMMDSLFLQLDALSNFHFIPKPPVPEIKVVSNLPAITMEEVAPVSVSDAALLAPEEIKEKNKAGDIKTAAEKTATDKKRERRKKKYQKHLKIKEKEKRRKLLEKKNPDQPGKSSRAAATEKLKQLTKTGKVSLLKDERKDKPLKSSQAFFSKLQDQVKMQINEAKQPGKIKKKKQDISVHKLKL